One window of the Triticum dicoccoides isolate Atlit2015 ecotype Zavitan chromosome 3B, WEW_v2.0, whole genome shotgun sequence genome contains the following:
- the LOC119276452 gene encoding uncharacterized protein LOC119276452 — protein sequence MPRARKPRREWSDGVPPELLGVIFLDLACLADRVCFAAVCRSWRSVARAVGTPPAPRQLPWLLLPSPDKPSFFSLHSGAKRRLRLPESIRGARLCGSHDGGWVALAFEQWRGYAAVNLLSGATVPLPDRLRTAHPLAPQVNTACEHHMVIRTITFSGSPSAENCLAAAHVSSASNIAFWRPGMNGHWITCGVAVALDVIQDIIYYENGLKQGFHVLSNTEDIVVYTPNSVEGASLVMSRSTYQIQKRADYRPDNLRRKSLTVSRYLVESRGKLLMVLRLARRGKHGFRIFEMNLVVAPAGGSEASWVELHSLPGRVLLLGRGCSRAVEVSQFNRLQLGSIYYLDDTSFDISLALSSGSKYSSTDMGVYGRKKLNRARSVRRFPRKFTSEGSPPIWFMP from the coding sequence ATGCCCCGTGCTCGCAAGCCTCGCCGTGAGTGGTCGGACGGCGTCCCGCCCGAGCTTCTTGGCGTCATCTTCCTCGACCTGGCCTGCCTCGCCGACCGTGTCTGCTTCGCTGCCGTCTGCCGCTCGTGGCGCTCTGTGGCGCGGGCTGTTGGCACCCCGCCGGCGCCGCGCCAGCTCCCGTGGCTCCTTCTCCCATCCCCCGACAAGCCCTCCTTCTTCAGCCTCCACTCGGGGGCCAAACGCCGCCTACGCCTCCCGGAGAGCATCCGCGGCGCGCGCTTATGTGGCTCCCATGATGGCGGTTGGGTCGCTCTAGCATTCGAGCAGTGGCGAGGGTATGCGGCCGTCAACCTCCTCTCTGGCGCGACGGTTCCTCTCCCCGACAGGCTCAGGACTGCGCACCCGCTCGCTCCCCAGGTGAACACCGCCTGCGAGCACCACATGGTCATCCGCACCATCACCTTCTCGGGGTCACCCTCAGCAGAGAACTGCCTTGCCGCCGCGCATGTCTCCAGCGCCTCCAACATCGCGTTCTGGCGGCCGGGAATGAACGGCCACTGGATCACTTGCGGTGTCGCGGTCGCTCTGGACGTGATCCAGGACATCATCTATTACGAGAATGGGCTGAAGCAAGGTTTCCATGTCCTGTCAAATACAGAGGACATCGTGGTGTACACGCCCAACAGCGTCGAGGGCGCCTCTCTGGTTATGTCCCGTTCCACCTACCAGATCCAGAAGCGCGCTGATTACAGGCCTGATAATCTCAGGCGCAAGTCGCTCACAGTGTCCCGCTATCTGGTGGAATCCCGCGGGAAATTGCTAATGGTCCTGCGGCTTGCCAGGCGTGGCAAGCATGGGTTCAGAATCTTTGAGATGAACCTTGTGGTTGCTCCTGCTGGGGGCTCTGAAGCTTCTTGGGTGGAGCTCCACTCGCTTCCTGGTCGGGTGCTCTTGCTTGGTCGAGGCTGCTCTAGGGCTGTTGAGGTGTCTCAGTTCAATAGGCTCCAACTGGGTAGCATCTATTATTTGGACGATACTAGCTTcgacatatccttggcgttaagcaGTGGGAGCAAGTATTCCAGTACTGACATGGGTGTTTATGGTCGCAAAAAACTAAATAGGGCGCGTAGTGTGCGGCGCTTTCCGCGAAAATTTACTTCAGAGGGCTCTCCACCAATCTGGTTTATGCCCTGA